A DNA window from Roseovarius sp. Pro17 contains the following coding sequences:
- the phnY gene encoding phosphonoacetaldehyde dehydrogenase yields the protein MTQIEPRHEGMRIGGEIVFTDDVVEVLFPYTEEVIGTVPAGKAEHARRAFEIAANYKPTLTRYERSQILHRAGELIGERREYLAKWLVLELGICHQHAIYETKRAQDVYNFASSQALIDDGEIFSCDLTHNGKARKIFTMREPVRVISAITPFNHPLNMVSHKIAPSIATNNCMVCKPTELTPLTAIALADILYEAGLPPEMFQIVTGLPGDIGDEMITNDHIDIITFTGGVPVGKMIASKAGYKRQALELGGNDPLIICNDLTDADLDKAATIAVAGATGNSGQRCTAIKRILVQESVGDRFVALVLEKAKAIRFGDPRDPDTELGCVIHAKAAETFENRVLDAEKQGAKILYHPERKGALLPPIVVDHVPHDSELVMEETFGPIIPIVRVPDDDVEVMRISNSTPFGLSSGVCTNDLNRAIAYINGLDVGTCNIWEQPGYRIEMSPFGGIKDSGNGVKEGVIEAMKFFTNVKTYSLPWPG from the coding sequence AAGAGGTCATCGGCACCGTCCCGGCGGGCAAGGCCGAGCACGCGCGCAGGGCGTTCGAGATAGCCGCTAATTACAAGCCGACCCTGACCCGATATGAGCGCAGCCAGATCCTGCACCGCGCGGGCGAACTGATCGGCGAGCGGCGCGAGTATCTGGCCAAATGGCTGGTGCTGGAGCTGGGCATTTGCCACCAGCACGCCATTTACGAGACGAAACGCGCGCAGGATGTCTATAATTTTGCATCCTCTCAGGCGCTGATCGACGACGGCGAGATTTTCTCGTGCGACCTCACTCATAACGGCAAAGCGCGTAAAATCTTTACCATGCGCGAGCCGGTTCGTGTGATTTCGGCCATCACGCCGTTCAACCACCCGCTGAACATGGTCAGCCACAAGATCGCGCCGTCCATCGCCACGAACAATTGCATGGTCTGCAAGCCGACCGAATTGACCCCGCTGACCGCGATCGCGCTGGCCGATATCCTCTATGAGGCCGGCCTACCGCCCGAGATGTTCCAGATCGTCACCGGCCTGCCCGGCGACATCGGCGACGAAATGATCACCAACGATCATATCGACATCATCACGTTCACCGGCGGTGTGCCGGTGGGCAAGATGATCGCGTCCAAGGCGGGCTATAAACGTCAGGCGCTGGAACTGGGAGGGAACGATCCGCTGATTATCTGTAACGACCTGACCGACGCTGATCTGGACAAGGCCGCGACCATCGCCGTTGCGGGCGCGACGGGCAATTCCGGCCAGCGCTGCACAGCGATCAAGCGTATTCTGGTGCAGGAATCTGTAGGTGACCGCTTTGTCGCGCTGGTGCTGGAAAAGGCCAAAGCGATCCGTTTTGGCGATCCGCGAGATCCCGATACCGAACTGGGCTGCGTCATCCACGCCAAGGCTGCCGAAACCTTTGAGAACCGCGTGCTCGATGCCGAGAAACAGGGCGCAAAAATCCTGTATCACCCCGAGCGCAAGGGCGCGCTGCTGCCACCCATTGTGGTCGATCACGTACCCCACGACAGCGAATTGGTGATGGAGGAAACCTTCGGGCCGATCATCCCGATCGTGCGTGTACCCGATGATGATGTCGAGGTGATGAGGATTTCGAACTCCACCCCCTTCGGCCTGTCGTCGGGTGTCTGCACCAACGATCTGAACCGCGCCATCGCCTATATCAACGGGCTGGACGTAGGCACCTGCAACATCTGGGAACAGCCCGGCTACCGGATTGAAATGTCACCCTTTGGCGGGATCAAGGACAGCGGGAATGGCGTCAAGGAAGGCGTCATTGAGGCGATGAAATTCTTTACCAACGTCAAGACATACTCGCTGCCGTGGCCCGGATAA
- a CDS encoding aspartate aminotransferase family protein, translated as MTQIVHTEGESNTSDARQAWLKKSIGSNSAPLLQRDSDAFLHQSLSSPCVSTIAKAEGIWIEDLDGRRFMDFHGNSVHHIGYGHPRLKAAIAAQMDELPFAPRRFTNEPAVQLAEKLAEIAPGDLGKTLFTTGGSDANEVALKIARAATGRFKTVSFWDAFHGAGMGAASVGGEATFRSHIAGPLISGAEHVAPFACYRCPYNHSGPDVCGLACAKMVDYVLEREGDVAAVIAEPMRAVPYVPPPGFWKAVRESCDRHGALLILDEIPTGLGKTGRMFAFEHDDVIPDIVTMGKALGGGILPIAACVARRDLDVCGDFAIGHYTHEKNPVTARAALTTLEIIEDENLVERSAELGDYAMDLLRDRLNGCPIVGDIRGRGLMFGVEIVQNRGDKTQGNALAEGIYYACLDAGLSFKISQGCVLTLSPPLTIPKGDLDRALEIVVAAIKDAAN; from the coding sequence ATGACCCAGATCGTTCACACCGAAGGCGAATCCAACACCTCGGACGCGCGTCAGGCGTGGCTAAAGAAGTCCATCGGCTCGAACTCCGCACCGCTCCTACAACGCGACTCCGACGCCTTCCTGCATCAGAGCCTCTCTAGCCCTTGCGTGTCGACCATCGCCAAGGCCGAAGGCATCTGGATCGAGGATTTGGATGGCCGTCGCTTCATGGATTTCCACGGCAATTCGGTGCACCATATCGGGTACGGGCATCCCCGACTAAAGGCCGCCATCGCCGCTCAGATGGATGAGTTGCCATTCGCACCGCGCCGTTTCACTAACGAACCTGCGGTGCAGTTGGCCGAAAAACTGGCCGAAATTGCGCCGGGCGATCTGGGCAAGACTCTCTTTACCACCGGCGGATCGGACGCCAACGAAGTGGCGCTGAAAATCGCGCGCGCCGCGACAGGGCGGTTCAAGACGGTCAGCTTCTGGGATGCCTTCCATGGCGCCGGCATGGGCGCGGCCAGCGTCGGTGGCGAGGCGACCTTTCGCAGCCACATCGCCGGACCTCTCATCTCCGGTGCCGAGCATGTCGCGCCTTTTGCCTGCTATCGCTGCCCCTATAATCACTCAGGTCCGGACGTCTGCGGCCTCGCCTGCGCCAAGATGGTCGACTATGTTTTAGAGCGCGAAGGCGACGTCGCAGCCGTCATAGCCGAGCCGATGCGCGCCGTCCCTTACGTGCCGCCTCCCGGCTTTTGGAAGGCCGTGCGCGAGTCCTGTGATCGTCATGGTGCGCTGCTGATCCTCGACGAAATTCCGACAGGTCTGGGCAAGACGGGCCGCATGTTCGCGTTTGAGCATGACGACGTAATTCCGGATATTGTCACCATGGGCAAGGCACTAGGCGGAGGTATCCTGCCTATCGCCGCCTGCGTCGCGCGGCGTGATCTGGATGTATGCGGCGATTTTGCCATCGGGCATTACACGCATGAGAAAAACCCCGTGACCGCCCGCGCAGCGCTGACCACGCTGGAAATCATCGAGGACGAAAACCTTGTCGAACGCTCAGCAGAGTTGGGCGATTATGCGATGGACCTGTTGAGGGATCGGCTGAATGGCTGCCCGATTGTCGGTGACATTCGCGGGCGCGGCCTGATGTTCGGCGTCGAGATTGTGCAGAATCGGGGCGACAAGACGCAAGGCAATGCGCTGGCCGAGGGCATCTACTATGCCTGCCTTGATGCGGGCCTCAGCTTCAAGATATCCCAAGGCTGTGTTTTGACCTTGTCACCGCCGCTGACCATCCCAAAGGGCGATCTTGACCGTGCGCTCGAGATCGTTGTGGCGGCGATCAAGGACGCAGCAAACTGA
- a CDS encoding DMT family transporter: MKGAGDRALTTGLLAIGQGAFGLTLALFSARMSMAALPWLIASIVIHWGYFYLLNVAYRLGDLSLIYPISRGLAPLVVALAAQIWVGEVLPLYAWAGIVAISVGISVLSYPVLHGALPMGGVLAAVGVGLIVASYTLIDGMGVRASGNAVGYIAWVFVGNLTVAMYVFPRRMERLRALPVKTIALGLLGGVISGCGYGLVLYAKTLAPLGLVSALRETSVIFAAMIGVLWFGEGPRARRLVAAGIVAVGIVLIAGHG, encoded by the coding sequence ATGAAGGGAGCAGGGGATCGCGCGTTGACCACCGGGCTGCTCGCGATTGGGCAGGGGGCATTCGGCCTGACGCTGGCGCTGTTTTCGGCGCGTATGTCGATGGCGGCACTGCCGTGGCTGATCGCGTCCATCGTCATTCACTGGGGCTATTTCTATCTGCTGAATGTTGCATATCGGCTGGGCGATCTTAGCCTGATCTATCCCATTTCGCGCGGCCTTGCACCGCTCGTGGTGGCGCTGGCGGCGCAGATCTGGGTGGGTGAGGTGCTACCGCTTTACGCATGGGCCGGAATCGTCGCAATCAGTGTCGGCATATCGGTCCTGTCTTATCCGGTGCTGCATGGCGCCCTGCCAATGGGTGGCGTGCTGGCGGCGGTCGGGGTGGGGCTGATCGTGGCCAGCTATACGCTGATCGACGGTATGGGCGTGCGCGCATCCGGCAATGCGGTGGGCTACATCGCGTGGGTCTTTGTCGGCAATCTGACCGTGGCGATGTATGTGTTTCCGCGCCGGATGGAACGACTGCGTGCGTTGCCGGTCAAAACAATCGCTCTGGGCCTGTTGGGGGGCGTGATATCGGGCTGCGGTTATGGCCTGGTGCTGTATGCCAAGACGCTGGCACCCCTCGGCCTCGTCTCGGCGTTGCGCGAGACGTCGGTGATCTTTGCCGCGATGATCGGGGTTCTATGGTTCGGCGAAGGGCCGCGCGCACGGCGACTGGTGGCAGCTGGGATCGTTGCGGTCGGAATCGTACTGATCGCCGGTCACGGATAG
- a CDS encoding C-terminal binding protein: MKIVRTDAELQTPITDTALRDAGHDLVTLPDGIDEDSLIAAVADADLLLMCYTPITVRVIDAAPNLRGIVKYGVGIDAIDIPAAKARGITVVNIPEYAEETVAEGAFALMIALARKLIPLDRKMRADGWAWPEPTWMGNDIAGKTIGIVGFGKIGRSMARMCGQGFRANVIAYSPHTPASDMEAVGVTRCETLLDLLAQADIISIHCVLNANTHHLIGEAELRAMQPHAHLINVSRGAIVDEAALVRALQEGWIAGAGLDVFSDEPLRRDGHMISPLFEMDNVILSPHLTFYTAEAMERLERETLERCNEMIEGRPVLVKSTDPRLQDQPGATYP, encoded by the coding sequence ATGAAGATCGTTCGCACCGACGCCGAGCTGCAAACCCCTATTACCGATACCGCGCTGAGGGATGCAGGCCACGATCTGGTCACGCTGCCTGATGGAATAGATGAGGATAGCCTCATCGCCGCGGTGGCGGACGCCGACCTGCTGCTGATGTGCTACACTCCCATAACCGTCCGCGTGATCGACGCCGCGCCCAACCTGCGCGGCATCGTCAAATACGGCGTAGGTATCGACGCTATCGACATCCCTGCCGCCAAGGCGCGCGGTATCACGGTCGTCAACATCCCCGAATATGCCGAAGAAACGGTGGCCGAGGGCGCCTTTGCGCTGATGATCGCGCTGGCCAGAAAGCTGATCCCGCTGGACCGCAAAATGCGCGCCGATGGCTGGGCCTGGCCCGAGCCGACATGGATGGGCAACGATATTGCGGGCAAAACTATCGGCATCGTCGGCTTTGGTAAAATCGGGCGCAGCATGGCGCGAATGTGCGGACAGGGATTCCGCGCCAACGTGATCGCCTACAGCCCTCATACGCCCGCCAGTGACATGGAGGCGGTCGGCGTGACCCGGTGCGAGACGCTGCTCGATCTTCTGGCGCAAGCCGATATTATCAGTATCCACTGCGTTCTGAACGCCAACACCCACCACCTGATCGGCGAGGCCGAACTGCGCGCGATGCAGCCCCACGCCCACCTCATCAACGTCTCGCGCGGGGCCATCGTGGACGAGGCGGCGCTGGTACGCGCATTGCAGGAGGGATGGATCGCAGGTGCGGGTCTGGATGTTTTCAGCGACGAGCCTCTGCGCCGCGACGGCCATATGATCAGCCCGCTCTTTGAGATGGACAACGTGATCCTGTCGCCGCACCTGACGTTTTACACCGCCGAGGCGATGGAGCGGCTGGAGCGCGAGACATTGGAGCGCTGCAACGAGATGATTGAGGGGCGGCCCGTGCTGGTCAAATCCACTGATCCGCGCCTACAGGATCAGCCGGGCGCTACCTATCCGTGA
- a CDS encoding FAD-binding oxidoreductase: MPPNSYVSSPAHDAYDVIIIGGAMMGAAAAWFTASDADFDGRILVIDRDPTYEKCSTGHTNSCIRQQFSSALNVRISQFGADFIQNLRSYMGDDPRVPQLKIQNYGYMYLADTEAGADALRASHAVQRAEGAETRLMTPDELAAEYPFYAVDDLVLGSINLKDEGYWDYMAVFDWWRRSARERGVEFLAGEVTAIHHDKGRVTSVTLASGDAIACGQLVNATGPRAARTAAMAGIDIPVEPRKRYTWTFSAEQPLSRELPLTVDPSGVHIRQDGRDTYMAGAHSHIDPAVDPDDFDMDHSIWMDHVWPAIATRIPQFEAIRVLREWAGHYAMNTFDHNAICGPHPELSNFLFLNGFSGHGLQQAPAMGLGMAEWLVHGQYRTLDLTPFHFERITEGRPYAETAII, encoded by the coding sequence ATGCCGCCCAATAGCTATGTGTCGTCCCCCGCCCATGACGCCTATGACGTGATTATCATAGGCGGCGCAATGATGGGTGCGGCTGCGGCGTGGTTCACTGCGAGCGATGCGGATTTCGACGGGCGCATTCTGGTGATCGACCGTGATCCGACTTACGAGAAATGTTCGACCGGGCACACGAATTCCTGCATCCGCCAGCAGTTCAGTTCAGCGCTGAATGTGCGCATCTCGCAGTTTGGGGCCGATTTCATCCAGAACCTGCGCAGCTATATGGGTGATGACCCTCGCGTACCGCAGCTAAAGATTCAGAATTACGGCTATATGTATCTGGCCGATACCGAGGCTGGCGCAGATGCCCTTCGTGCCAGCCATGCCGTCCAGCGCGCCGAAGGGGCCGAAACGCGGCTGATGACGCCGGATGAACTGGCCGCCGAATATCCGTTCTACGCGGTGGACGATCTGGTGCTGGGCAGCATCAACCTCAAGGATGAGGGCTATTGGGACTATATGGCCGTCTTTGACTGGTGGCGCCGTTCCGCGCGCGAGCGCGGCGTCGAGTTTCTGGCAGGCGAGGTGACAGCGATCCATCATGACAAGGGCCGGGTGACAAGCGTCACGCTTGCGTCGGGCGATGCCATCGCCTGCGGCCAATTGGTCAACGCGACCGGCCCGCGCGCCGCGCGCACGGCGGCGATGGCGGGCATCGACATCCCGGTGGAACCTCGCAAGCGCTATACGTGGACGTTCTCGGCCGAGCAGCCGCTGAGCCGCGAATTGCCGCTGACGGTGGACCCTTCGGGCGTGCACATCCGGCAGGATGGGCGCGATACCTATATGGCGGGCGCCCATAGCCATATTGATCCGGCGGTCGATCCGGACGATTTTGACATGGACCATAGCATTTGGATGGACCACGTCTGGCCCGCCATCGCCACGCGTATCCCGCAATTCGAGGCGATCCGCGTCCTGCGCGAATGGGCCGGGCACTATGCCATGAATACCTTTGACCATAACGCCATTTGCGGCCCACATCCTGAGCTGAGCAACTTTCTGTTTTTGAACGGATTCTCCGGCCACGGGCTACAGCAAGCGCCCGCCATGGGGCTTGGTATGGCCGAATGGCTGGTGCATGGGCAGTATCGCACGCTGGATCTGACCCCATTCCATTTCGAGCGGATCACAGAGGGCAGACCCTATGCTGAGACCGCCATCATTTAG
- the hemP gene encoding hemin uptake protein HemP has protein sequence MTLQPKTIEISNAADNLPTYDARHLVLDGDQARIVFEDKVYNLRITRAGKLILTK, from the coding sequence ATGACGCTTCAGCCCAAGACCATCGAAATCAGTAACGCGGCGGACAATCTGCCCACCTATGACGCCCGGCATCTGGTGCTGGACGGCGATCAGGCGCGCATCGTGTTCGAGGACAAGGTTTACAATTTGCGAATAACGCGCGCCGGCAAGTTGATCCTGACGAAATGA
- a CDS encoding imelysin family protein, with the protein MLYTYTNIAAAGYEDSAASARALQDAVQALTNDPSPEALQAAKEVWLKHRHFRGMLVKECVAVPRPGITC; encoded by the coding sequence GTGCTGTACACTTACACCAACATCGCTGCCGCCGGGTATGAGGACAGCGCCGCGTCGGCGCGCGCCCTGCAAGACGCGGTTCAGGCCCTGACCAACGATCCCTCACCCGAGGCGCTTCAGGCCGCGAAAGAGGTGTGGCTGAAGCACCGCCACTTTCGCGGTATGCTGGTCAAGGAGTGCGTAGCAGTGCCGAGGCCCGGTATCACATGTTGA
- a CDS encoding LysR family transcriptional regulator — MDITLIKTFLEVAASGSFVAASERLFVTQSAVSLRILRLEESLGCPLFTRSKAGAELTVAGREFEHYALSLIKIWQEARQQIAMPAGFTKTITIGAQYSLWPRLGFRWIDRLRQVMPQLNLRTELGMPDRLTRQLTEGVLHAALMYTPQLRPGLSVEKVTDEELVLVAPWPEPTMDLEGRYLFVDWGPEFVQSHAMELPNLTNPGITFALGALVAEYILSRNYAAYLPARYVKRYIDSGQLHLVPDAPVFPFPVWAIWREDLDPEVAEIARSALHDVALNTEVEQEQVREKLREISEVHEITILGSGENDSRE; from the coding sequence ATGGACATCACGCTTATCAAAACATTTCTCGAAGTCGCTGCCTCCGGGTCGTTCGTGGCCGCGTCCGAGCGACTGTTCGTCACCCAATCGGCAGTTTCGCTGCGCATCTTGCGGCTGGAGGAATCGCTGGGCTGTCCGCTGTTCACGCGGTCCAAGGCGGGGGCGGAACTAACCGTCGCTGGCCGCGAATTCGAACATTACGCGCTGAGCCTGATCAAGATCTGGCAGGAGGCACGTCAGCAGATCGCCATGCCGGCAGGTTTTACTAAGACGATTACAATCGGGGCGCAATATTCGCTCTGGCCACGGCTGGGATTTCGTTGGATCGACCGGCTGAGGCAGGTCATGCCGCAGCTGAACCTGCGCACCGAGCTGGGGATGCCGGACCGCCTGACGCGCCAACTGACCGAAGGCGTGCTGCACGCCGCCCTTATGTACACACCACAACTGCGGCCCGGCCTGTCAGTCGAAAAGGTCACGGACGAGGAACTGGTGCTGGTCGCGCCCTGGCCCGAGCCGACGATGGACTTGGAGGGGCGATACCTTTTTGTCGACTGGGGGCCGGAATTTGTGCAATCCCACGCGATGGAGCTGCCCAATCTGACCAACCCAGGCATTACCTTTGCACTGGGGGCGCTGGTCGCCGAGTACATCCTGTCGCGCAATTATGCGGCCTATCTGCCCGCGCGATACGTCAAACGCTACATCGACAGCGGCCAGTTGCACCTGGTGCCCGACGCGCCTGTATTTCCCTTTCCGGTCTGGGCAATCTGGCGCGAGGATTTGGATCCGGAAGTTGCAGAAATAGCACGCTCTGCGCTGCATGATGTGGCATTGAACACAGAGGTCGAGCAGGAGCAAGTTCGGGAGAAATTGCGTGAAATCAGCGAGGTACATGAGATTACAATTTTAGGTAGCGGTGAAAACGATTCACGTGAGTAA
- a CDS encoding DUF481 domain-containing protein has product MKNSTKLAAASALALMIAAPSFAQSVVLGIDDLDDRVEDIERDVTRDMDKAEDKDRFGNNQFAQGWSGSMALGLSATDGNTDTVDLSLAGRLRYGVGPWNHTWAFALEAAEDNDVRNKEEAFATYEANRYVSENAYIFGVGTLRYDGFASNKWDAFLGAGPGYRIINNDRTAWRVQAGPGVRYIEDQLGNDTTEIAGIASSRLYHKINEYAFLSNDTDVLFSDNDTLVVNDLGVTFKLSKSLATRTSLRTEWNSDPLPGRDDTDTSFNVSLVVGF; this is encoded by the coding sequence ATGAAGAATTCAACCAAACTGGCGGCTGCCTCCGCTTTGGCGCTGATGATCGCTGCACCGTCATTCGCTCAGAGCGTGGTTCTCGGCATCGATGACCTGGACGACCGCGTCGAGGATATCGAGCGCGACGTCACCCGTGACATGGACAAAGCCGAAGACAAAGACCGTTTCGGCAACAACCAATTCGCACAAGGCTGGAGCGGTAGCATGGCGCTGGGCCTGTCGGCCACTGACGGCAATACCGACACTGTCGATCTGTCACTTGCCGGTCGCCTGCGCTATGGTGTCGGCCCCTGGAACCACACTTGGGCCTTCGCACTGGAAGCAGCCGAAGACAACGACGTGCGCAACAAGGAAGAGGCGTTCGCCACCTATGAGGCGAACCGCTACGTCAGCGAAAATGCCTATATCTTCGGTGTTGGCACCCTGCGCTATGACGGCTTTGCGTCCAACAAATGGGACGCGTTCCTCGGCGCCGGTCCGGGCTACCGGATCATCAACAACGATCGCACAGCCTGGCGCGTTCAGGCAGGCCCCGGCGTGCGCTATATCGAGGACCAGCTTGGCAACGACACCACCGAGATCGCTGGTATCGCATCCTCGCGCCTCTACCATAAGATCAACGAGTACGCGTTCCTGTCGAACGACACTGACGTCCTGTTCTCGGACAACGACACGCTGGTCGTCAACGATCTGGGCGTGACCTTCAAGCTGTCCAAGAGCCTGGCCACCCGTACCAGCCTGCGGACTGAATGGAACAGCGATCCGCTGCCCGGTCGCGATGATACCGATACCTCGTTCAATGTGTCCCTCGTGGTTGGCTTCTGA
- a CDS encoding PAS domain-containing protein, with the protein MNIAKNRARWDLKNDMAMAQAVLHARIPLCISDPCRPDNPIVFVNSAFLDLTGYSEDEIIGENCRILQGQDTTKESVDSVRSAIQAQRVETVEILNYRKDGSSFVNALQIGPILDDDGKLVFYFGSQLDVTAKRDAERRSRQLADDELVHRLRNIVNVMNVVIRMTAREEKDATVLGSILAERLRTLSDAHFQTINRPHDQNLSLRELAQTILLAYSPKSAQQFNLDGPDVMLPTYLLSCISLSLHELATNSVKYGALGVEEGKVNVDWVVQTAGENSTLEFRWCETNGPSVAKPERQSGSKIVNDLIAAVGGSIELHWKETGLIVEAEFPL; encoded by the coding sequence TTGAACATTGCGAAAAACCGCGCCCGTTGGGATCTAAAAAACGACATGGCGATGGCTCAGGCCGTTCTGCACGCTCGAATCCCTCTTTGCATCTCGGACCCATGCCGCCCAGATAATCCCATTGTTTTTGTCAATTCCGCGTTTCTCGATTTGACGGGTTACTCCGAAGACGAGATCATTGGCGAAAACTGCAGAATCCTACAGGGCCAAGACACGACAAAAGAGAGCGTTGATTCAGTGCGATCCGCCATCCAAGCCCAAAGGGTCGAAACTGTCGAAATACTTAACTATCGCAAAGATGGCTCCAGCTTTGTAAATGCCCTCCAGATCGGCCCGATTCTGGACGACGATGGGAAGCTGGTGTTTTATTTCGGATCACAGCTGGACGTCACGGCAAAGCGGGATGCAGAGCGTCGATCACGCCAGCTTGCCGACGACGAACTGGTTCATAGACTGCGAAACATCGTCAATGTGATGAACGTCGTCATCAGGATGACAGCGCGCGAAGAAAAGGATGCTACGGTTCTGGGGTCCATCCTAGCTGAACGGCTCCGGACATTGAGTGATGCACATTTTCAAACAATTAACCGGCCACATGACCAGAATTTGAGCTTGAGAGAACTCGCGCAGACGATATTGCTCGCTTACTCTCCCAAGAGTGCGCAGCAGTTCAATCTTGACGGACCTGACGTCATGCTCCCGACGTATCTGCTTTCGTGCATTTCCCTCAGCCTGCACGAGTTGGCGACAAACTCTGTGAAATACGGTGCGCTCGGTGTTGAAGAGGGAAAGGTCAATGTCGATTGGGTGGTTCAAACCGCAGGTGAGAACAGCACGCTTGAGTTCAGATGGTGTGAAACAAATGGTCCGAGCGTCGCAAAGCCTGAACGGCAAAGCGGCTCAAAAATCGTCAATGATCTGATTGCGGCTGTGGGCGGCTCAATTGAGTTGCACTGGAAAGAGACCGGATTGATCGTCGAGGCTGAATTTCCTCTATAG
- a CDS encoding SDR family oxidoreductase: MKSILITGASSGIGRATALEFLNEGWRVGLLARRKDRLSEIADAHENATSLPCDVTDPDAMQRAFGQFIDTAGRLDALFNNAGTFGPSAPIDEVSLDEFDRVVNVNLRGMFIAARLAFAQMRGQSPQGGRIINNGSLSAHVPRPGSICYTTTKHAITGMTRTLSLDGRPYDIACGQIDIGNATSEMVSDLKAAQPEMQVMDTRHAARSVLHMAQLPLDANVQFMTVMATKMPYIGRG, translated from the coding sequence ATGAAATCCATCCTCATCACCGGCGCCAGCTCTGGTATCGGGCGTGCGACGGCGCTGGAATTCCTTAACGAAGGCTGGCGCGTTGGCCTGCTCGCGCGCCGCAAGGACCGGCTGAGCGAAATTGCAGACGCGCATGAAAACGCCACCTCCCTGCCCTGCGATGTGACCGACCCCGACGCAATGCAGCGCGCCTTTGGGCAGTTCATCGATACCGCTGGCCGCCTCGACGCTCTCTTTAATAACGCCGGCACGTTCGGCCCCTCTGCCCCGATCGACGAAGTCTCGCTGGACGAGTTCGATCGCGTGGTGAACGTCAATCTGCGCGGGATGTTCATCGCCGCCCGCCTCGCCTTTGCGCAGATGCGCGGACAATCGCCACAAGGCGGGCGGATCATTAATAACGGTTCGCTCTCGGCGCATGTCCCGCGTCCCGGCTCAATCTGCTACACTACGACCAAGCACGCGATCACCGGCATGACACGCACCCTGTCGCTGGATGGTCGCCCCTACGATATCGCCTGCGGACAGATCGACATCGGCAACGCAACCAGCGAAATGGTGTCCGACCTCAAGGCGGCTCAACCCGAAATGCAGGTAATGGATACTAGGCACGCCGCGCGCTCGGTCCTGCACATGGCCCAGCTTCCTTTGGATGCCAACGTCCAGTTCATGACAGTCATGGCGACGAAAATGCCCTATATCGGACGCGGCTGA